The Pseudanabaena galeata CCNP1313 genome includes a region encoding these proteins:
- a CDS encoding VOC family protein, protein MESIFSTQGIMVMLLGAYAVAMWMFLTSAPKVHTIMVSNLDQARYFYEGEMKLPIADVPLHYYYGYEYGMGAPADPIYIPAEARRSRSQQYSADMEGAWYLLKKNVQLHVVPGANVTDANRGRHICFNRDCVEQILLQIQIKGIKHKVRSEKPLNFLVKDPDGQVIEIAEVIS, encoded by the coding sequence ATGGAGTCAATTTTTTCTACTCAAGGCATCATGGTTATGCTCCTCGGTGCATACGCTGTTGCCATGTGGATGTTTCTCACCAGCGCACCGAAAGTACACACGATCATGGTTTCTAACCTCGATCAAGCACGATATTTTTACGAAGGCGAAATGAAACTGCCGATCGCCGACGTGCCGCTACATTATTACTATGGCTACGAATATGGCATGGGCGCACCTGCCGATCCCATTTATATTCCTGCTGAAGCTAGGCGATCGCGATCGCAGCAATATTCAGCAGATATGGAAGGCGCATGGTATCTGCTCAAGAAAAACGTTCAACTGCATGTCGTCCCTGGAGCAAATGTTACTGATGCAAATCGAGGACGGCATATTTGCTTTAATCGTGACTGTGTGGAGCAGATTTTATTACAAATTCAGATTAAGGGGATCAAACATAAAGTTCGCAGCGAGAAGCCACTTAACTTTTTGGTCAAAGATCCTGACGGGCAAGTAATTGAAATCGCTGAAGTTATTAGCTAA
- a CDS encoding glycosyltransferase family 2 protein — protein sequence MALVNTALTLQDLPAPPEGKTGWPWTEQTEVLPDKMPDGSDWSRISVVTPNYNYGHFIEETIRSVLLQGYPNLEYIIIDGGSTDNSIEIIKKYETWLAYWISEKDQGQSNAINKGLEKCTGEIFNWINSDDFLEIGVLQNISTEFKNFDVLAGKVKDFREINKPEQIHIHHNLSAINLIQSKCPYHQPGIWLRTEAIRKIDVFREELHLSFDWELTIRYLTHFPNVTYTKSVLVNFRLHSKSKTNIDYSEILKERTISLANILCDGQYKKLDKYIEAYLKTQLWYSDLKKITTSLELSKQKKILQIIQYACEEPNIRISRFTLGAIRRLLISDI from the coding sequence ATGGCTCTTGTAAATACTGCTTTGACATTACAAGATTTACCTGCTCCACCAGAAGGTAAAACAGGATGGCCGTGGACAGAGCAGACAGAAGTACTACCAGACAAGATGCCCGATGGTTCTGATTGGTCACGTATTAGTGTTGTTACCCCAAATTATAACTATGGGCATTTTATCGAAGAAACTATACGTTCAGTTTTGTTGCAAGGATATCCCAATCTTGAGTACATAATTATTGACGGAGGAAGTACAGATAATTCTATTGAGATAATTAAAAAATATGAAACTTGGTTAGCCTATTGGATAAGTGAGAAAGATCAAGGGCAATCCAATGCAATTAATAAAGGTTTAGAAAAATGTACGGGAGAAATTTTTAATTGGATTAATTCAGATGATTTTTTAGAGATAGGTGTATTACAAAATATTTCTACAGAATTTAAAAATTTTGATGTTCTAGCAGGAAAAGTAAAAGACTTTAGAGAAATCAACAAGCCAGAACAAATACATATTCATCATAATTTATCTGCAATCAATTTAATCCAAAGTAAATGTCCTTATCATCAGCCAGGTATATGGTTGCGTACAGAAGCAATCAGGAAAATAGATGTTTTTAGGGAGGAACTCCATCTTAGTTTCGATTGGGAATTAACAATTAGGTATCTTACACATTTCCCTAACGTAACTTATACCAAAAGTGTTTTAGTTAATTTTAGGTTGCATTCAAAGTCTAAAACAAATATTGACTACAGTGAGATTCTCAAAGAAAGAACTATCTCTCTAGCTAACATTTTGTGTGATGGGCAATACAAAAAACTAGATAAGTATATTGAAGCCTATCTAAAAACTCAATTATGGTATTCTGATCTTAAGAAAATTACTACTTCACTAGAATTAAGCAAGCAAAAAAAAATACTCCAAATCATTCAATATGCGTGTGAAGAACCTAATATTAGAATCTCTCGATTTACATTAGGTGCTATTCGTAGATTGCTAATATCTGATATCTAG
- a CDS encoding anthranilate phosphoribosyltransferase family protein, whose amino-acid sequence MSKEFREFLRKVGSGTHTSKSLTRQEAEAATTMMLQGIATPAQIGAFMIAHRIKRPSSEELAGMLDAYKLMGAKLAPIASHKQVLVLGSPYDGRSKTAPVSPVTAIVLASAGIPILMHGGDRMPTKEGLPFIEIWQALGLNWQDLTIDQVQQNLEIQNLGFVYLPKHFPLAQGLVPYREQIGKRPPFATLELMWSPYQGKQFIVSGFVHPPTETNIREAFAQHGLTEFATVKGWEGSVDLPRSRTAIIGINHGDNFERLTLSARNYGFSSEDPAIVDASEMAIKILSALKAEPSEYLNSVLWNCGFYLWLYGLHDEINDAIAHVQEIISSGRAFQKLEDLRT is encoded by the coding sequence ATGAGTAAAGAATTTCGCGAATTTTTGCGTAAAGTTGGTAGTGGTACACATACCAGCAAAAGCTTGACGCGCCAAGAGGCTGAGGCTGCCACGACCATGATGTTGCAAGGAATTGCTACTCCTGCTCAGATCGGTGCATTTATGATCGCCCATCGGATTAAACGTCCATCTAGTGAGGAATTAGCAGGGATGCTTGATGCTTACAAACTGATGGGGGCAAAGCTTGCACCGATCGCATCCCATAAACAAGTTTTAGTATTGGGATCGCCCTACGATGGCAGATCGAAGACTGCACCCGTTAGTCCTGTAACGGCGATTGTCTTGGCATCGGCAGGTATTCCGATTTTGATGCATGGTGGCGATCGGATGCCAACTAAAGAAGGTTTACCTTTTATCGAAATTTGGCAAGCTTTGGGGCTAAATTGGCAAGATCTGACTATCGATCAAGTGCAGCAAAATCTAGAAATCCAAAATTTGGGTTTTGTCTACTTACCTAAACATTTTCCCCTAGCCCAAGGGCTAGTTCCCTATCGCGAGCAAATTGGCAAACGACCACCCTTTGCAACTCTTGAGCTAATGTGGTCACCCTATCAAGGCAAACAATTCATCGTCTCAGGGTTTGTCCATCCGCCTACCGAAACTAATATTCGCGAAGCCTTTGCTCAGCATGGGCTTACCGAATTTGCTACTGTTAAAGGCTGGGAGGGGAGTGTGGACTTACCGCGATCGCGTACAGCGATTATCGGCATCAATCATGGAGATAACTTTGAGCGCTTAACTCTATCCGCAAGAAACTATGGATTTAGCTCTGAAGATCCTGCGATCGTTGATGCTTCGGAAATGGCAATAAAAATCCTCTCTGCTCTCAAAGCCGAACCTTCCGAATACCTTAATTCCGTATTATGGAACTGTGGATTTTATCTCTGGCTCTATGGACTACATGACGAAATTAACGATGCGATCGCCCATGTCCAAGAAATCATCAGCAGTGGTAGAGCATTCCAGAAATTAGAGGATTTACGTACTTAA
- a CDS encoding Hpt domain-containing protein encodes MFENLETNAIAKESELFQDHPEFMYLQTLDIATFQELRETIGDDIIFSDLITIYLNSAENLIGSIQSAFTEQDANKFALASHSLKSTSASIGATRLSLISKYLEKIGRAGEITISSEFLDFLNNEYNEVIKAIKVCILEFISQ; translated from the coding sequence ATGTTTGAGAATCTAGAAACTAATGCGATCGCCAAAGAATCTGAGCTATTTCAAGATCATCCAGAGTTTATGTATTTACAAACTCTGGATATTGCTACGTTTCAAGAACTGCGGGAGACAATTGGTGACGATATAATTTTTTCTGATTTAATTACGATTTACCTTAATTCAGCCGAGAATTTAATTGGGTCAATTCAGTCTGCATTTACAGAGCAAGATGCGAATAAATTTGCACTGGCTTCACATTCTCTAAAATCTACTAGTGCTAGCATTGGCGCAACGAGACTCTCTCTAATATCCAAGTATCTAGAGAAAATTGGTCGAGCTGGAGAAATTACGATTTCTTCTGAATTTTTAGACTTCCTCAATAATGAATATAATGAGGTAATTAAGGCAATCAAAGTTTGTATCCTTGAGTTTATTTCACAATAA
- the bchI gene encoding magnesium chelatase ATPase subunit I: MIATPIKPNVTTRRPVFPFTAVIGQEEMKLALLLNVIDPKIGGVMVMGDRGTGKSTTVRALADLLPEIEVVADDPFSSHPTDGDLQSEEVRRRVANGETLPVSTKQVIMVDLPLGATEDRVCGTIDIEKALSEGVKAFELGLLAKANRGILYIDEVNLLDDHLVDVLLDSAASGWNTVEREGISIRHPARFVLVGSGNPEEGELRPQLLDRFGMYAEIRTVREPELRVRVVEERTNFDGNPHGFLKDYATQQEELQAKIVRAQTLLSEVDIPQDLRLNISRVCSELNVDGLRGDIVSNRAARAIAAFEGRKEVEVDDIKRVIGLCLRHRLRKDPLESIDTGYKVLKTFNQVFGIEEE, from the coding sequence TTGATTGCAACTCCCATTAAACCAAATGTAACGACAAGACGACCTGTATTTCCTTTCACCGCCGTGATCGGACAGGAAGAAATGAAGCTCGCCCTGTTGCTCAACGTCATCGATCCCAAAATCGGTGGGGTGATGGTCATGGGCGATCGCGGTACGGGCAAATCCACCACCGTTCGCGCCCTTGCCGACCTCCTTCCCGAAATCGAAGTTGTTGCTGACGATCCCTTTAGCAGCCATCCCACCGATGGCGATCTCCAAAGCGAAGAAGTGCGCCGTCGTGTTGCCAATGGAGAAACACTACCTGTAAGCACCAAACAAGTAATTATGGTGGACTTGCCTCTCGGCGCAACAGAAGACCGTGTATGCGGCACAATCGATATTGAAAAGGCTCTATCAGAAGGTGTTAAAGCCTTTGAACTTGGACTACTAGCCAAGGCAAATCGCGGCATTCTCTACATTGATGAAGTTAACCTCCTTGACGATCACCTTGTTGATGTGTTGCTGGACTCTGCTGCCTCAGGATGGAACACGGTTGAGCGTGAAGGTATCTCGATTCGTCACCCTGCCAGATTTGTGTTAGTTGGTTCGGGTAACCCTGAAGAAGGCGAATTACGGCCCCAATTGCTCGATCGCTTTGGTATGTATGCTGAAATTCGCACCGTGCGCGAACCAGAACTACGTGTACGCGTTGTGGAAGAACGCACTAATTTTGATGGTAATCCCCATGGATTTCTCAAAGACTATGCCACTCAACAAGAAGAACTCCAAGCCAAAATCGTGAGAGCGCAAACTCTTCTCAGTGAAGTTGATATTCCTCAAGATCTGCGCTTGAATATCTCTAGGGTTTGCTCTGAGCTTAATGTTGACGGGTTGCGTGGTGATATCGTTAGTAATCGTGCGGCTAGAGCGATCGCTGCTTTTGAGGGACGTAAAGAAGTAGAAGTAGACGATATTAAACGAGTTATCGGTCTATGCTTGCGTCACCGACTCCGCAAAGATCCTCTGGAGTCCATTGACACTGGTTATAAGGTTCTCAAAACCTTTAATCAAGTTTTTGGCATCGAAGAAGAATAG
- a CDS encoding diflavin flavoprotein encodes MLKNKPRDVQAIYIAAETFALRSRSWNRLRFEIEYALEKGTTANSFLIQGKLLALIDPPGETFTAIYLDELRKRINIGDISYVILGHVNQNRIETLKALLEINSRITFVCTNPGAIALRQSLEEKFGENLKIQVVRGEEALDLGKGHILKFIPTSTPRHPDELCTYDSKTQVLYTDKFFGAHICGDQVFDEGWSYLLGDRRYYFDSTMANQVRQVEAALDKLTDFPAVFYAPGHGPMLKHGLHELVNLYRQWSEAQKQQNISVALLFASAYGNTTTIANALARGITKAGVAVELINCENAEPEEIKAAIEKSSGFLIGSPTLGGHLPTQVQTALGIVLSTATKSYQAGVFGSYGWSGEAVDIIAGKLKDAGYTLAFEPIRIKFTPTEATLQVCEETGTDFAQALKKSKKVRTTLNPGSTVEQAVGRIVGSLCVLTAKRGEISTAMLASWVSQATFNPPGLTIAVAKDRAIESYLYEGDRFVLNILEQGKQLRKYFMKKFAPGEDRFKDVLVEPTEGGLILPDGLAYLECRVAQRMECGDHWIVYAIVENGKLLQSNGLTAIHHRKTASNY; translated from the coding sequence GTGCTTAAAAATAAACCCCGCGATGTACAAGCAATCTATATTGCCGCAGAAACCTTTGCCTTGCGATCGCGCAGTTGGAATCGTCTACGCTTTGAAATTGAATATGCTCTTGAAAAGGGGACAACAGCAAACTCGTTCTTAATTCAAGGTAAATTGCTAGCACTGATCGATCCTCCTGGTGAAACCTTTACAGCCATTTATCTGGATGAATTACGTAAACGCATTAACATTGGTGATATTAGTTATGTGATTCTTGGTCATGTTAACCAAAACCGTATTGAGACTCTCAAGGCTTTACTGGAAATTAATAGCCGTATCACCTTTGTTTGTACTAACCCAGGGGCGATCGCCTTACGTCAGAGTTTAGAAGAAAAATTTGGAGAAAATCTCAAAATTCAAGTTGTGCGGGGTGAAGAAGCCCTTGACCTCGGCAAAGGACACATTCTCAAATTTATTCCCACCTCTACACCCCGTCATCCTGACGAGCTTTGCACTTACGACTCGAAAACTCAGGTTTTATACACCGATAAATTCTTTGGGGCGCATATCTGTGGCGATCAGGTATTTGATGAAGGTTGGAGCTATCTCTTAGGCGATCGCCGCTACTACTTTGATAGTACGATGGCGAACCAAGTCCGTCAGGTTGAGGCGGCTTTAGATAAGTTAACTGATTTTCCTGCGGTTTTTTATGCCCCTGGACATGGACCAATGTTAAAGCATGGCCTGCATGAACTAGTTAATCTCTATCGTCAATGGAGCGAAGCTCAGAAGCAACAAAATATTTCTGTAGCCCTATTATTTGCTTCAGCTTATGGGAATACGACAACGATCGCCAATGCCTTAGCTAGAGGGATTACCAAGGCAGGGGTTGCAGTTGAGCTAATTAATTGTGAAAATGCGGAACCAGAGGAAATCAAAGCGGCGATCGAGAAGTCTTCAGGTTTCTTAATTGGTTCACCAACTCTAGGAGGACATCTGCCAACACAGGTGCAAACGGCTCTGGGCATAGTTTTATCAACTGCCACTAAGAGCTATCAAGCAGGTGTATTTGGCTCCTATGGATGGAGTGGTGAAGCTGTCGATATTATTGCTGGAAAGTTAAAGGATGCTGGCTATACCCTTGCCTTTGAGCCAATTCGGATTAAGTTCACACCCACTGAAGCAACGTTACAGGTTTGCGAAGAGACGGGAACCGATTTTGCTCAAGCTTTAAAAAAATCCAAGAAAGTTCGCACAACACTTAATCCAGGTAGTACCGTCGAGCAAGCAGTAGGACGGATTGTTGGCTCTCTATGTGTATTAACCGCAAAGCGAGGCGAAATCTCCACGGCGATGCTTGCCTCTTGGGTTTCTCAAGCCACCTTTAATCCCCCTGGTTTAACGATCGCTGTTGCCAAGGATCGGGCGATCGAGTCCTACTTGTATGAAGGCGATCGTTTTGTGTTGAATATCCTCGAGCAGGGCAAGCAACTCCGCAAGTACTTCATGAAAAAATTTGCACCTGGGGAAGATCGTTTTAAGGATGTACTAGTGGAGCCGACAGAAGGTGGGCTGATTCTGCCTGATGGATTGGCTTATTTAGAATGCCGTGTTGCCCAGCGCATGGAATGTGGCGATCACTGGATTGTCTATGCGATCGTCGAGAATGGCAAGCTATTACAATCTAATGGTTTAACTGCAATCCATCACCGTAAAACGGCTAGCAATTATTAA
- a CDS encoding DUF938 domain-containing protein, translating to METMQDARQYAPATLRNREAILETLLQILPPTGNILEISSGTGEHAVYFAPHLQPRQWIPTDPNPIAISSISAWQKYYPSPNLLAPLTIDVTEPDWQGHPQLPNQDIQVIVNINMIHIAPWAACLGLLSGTNKLLPEDGLLYLYGAYKQNGKHTSPSNADFDVSLRNQNPEWGVRDLDEVIAVAGQQNLVLKAVQPMPANNLSVIFQKSSNQNPK from the coding sequence ATCGAAACTATGCAAGATGCTAGACAATATGCGCCAGCTACATTGAGAAATCGTGAAGCGATCTTAGAAACACTATTGCAAATTTTACCGCCCACAGGAAATATTCTTGAAATCTCTAGCGGCACTGGTGAACATGCTGTCTACTTCGCGCCACACCTTCAACCGCGCCAATGGATACCCACTGACCCTAACCCGATCGCAATTTCCAGCATCAGTGCTTGGCAAAAATATTATCCATCGCCTAACCTCCTTGCACCACTCACGATTGATGTGACTGAACCCGATTGGCAAGGACATCCACAGTTACCAAATCAAGACATTCAGGTGATCGTCAATATCAACATGATTCATATTGCGCCTTGGGCTGCTTGTTTAGGTCTGCTGTCGGGGACAAATAAGTTACTACCAGAGGATGGACTGCTTTATCTATATGGTGCATACAAACAAAATGGCAAACATACGTCTCCTAGCAATGCTGACTTTGATGTTAGTCTACGCAATCAAAATCCAGAATGGGGAGTTCGCGATCTTGATGAAGTGATTGCGGTGGCTGGCCAACAAAATCTTGTCCTCAAAGCAGTGCAGCCCATGCCAGCCAATAATCTATCAGTGATTTTCCAGAAAAGCTCAAACCAAAACCCCAAATAG
- a CDS encoding LapA family protein codes for MIRLSLYIFLWVASMAIAIFATQNTSLVNLKLFSFESIKLPLGLLLIFCAGFGAICITFGQTLIGFELPTVPKFSVFPTGNNASKRQTVVQPSTAKKDVSKTNNRNNNVKDDFDDDWDDDWG; via the coding sequence ATGATTCGCTTATCTCTCTATATTTTTCTATGGGTTGCTTCAATGGCGATCGCTATTTTTGCGACCCAAAATACTAGTTTAGTAAACTTGAAACTATTTTCCTTTGAGTCCATCAAGTTACCTCTAGGGCTATTATTAATTTTCTGCGCTGGTTTCGGAGCTATATGTATTACTTTTGGGCAAACCTTAATAGGTTTTGAATTGCCAACAGTACCGAAATTTTCTGTTTTTCCTACTGGAAATAATGCTTCAAAACGTCAAACTGTGGTTCAACCTTCAACAGCAAAGAAAGATGTTTCTAAGACAAATAATAGAAATAACAATGTTAAAGATGATTTTGATGATGACTGGGATGATGACTGGGGATAG
- the tgt gene encoding tRNA guanosine(34) transglycosylase Tgt, whose amino-acid sequence MNNFTFKLECRCGSTDARVGQFHTPHGVVHTPRFMPVGTLANVKTVTPAQLKDCKAEMVLANTYHLHLQPGEDIVAEAGGLHKFMNWDGPILTDSGGFQVFSLSEIRSISEEGVQFRSPRDGNMINLTPEKSIQIQNQLGADVIMAFDECAPYPATYEAIKLAGQRTTRWLERCIKAHDRQNDQALFGIVQGGVYLDLRQQSARELIEFDLPGYAIGGVSVGEPPELIEKIVKATTPLLPADKPRYLMGVGTYKEMAQAVAAGIDLFDCVIPTRFARHSVALVRGERWNLKNQKFKRDFTPIDRDCNCYACQNFSRAYISHLVRSQEILGYTLLSIHNITELIRFTQQMRQAIIDNQFVEKFGHYLSESSPFAEERSS is encoded by the coding sequence CTGAATAACTTTACTTTTAAATTAGAGTGTCGGTGTGGTAGCACTGATGCCAGAGTTGGACAATTCCATACACCCCATGGAGTTGTCCATACCCCTCGTTTTATGCCCGTTGGCACATTAGCGAATGTAAAAACTGTCACGCCTGCACAGCTTAAAGACTGCAAAGCTGAAATGGTCTTGGCAAATACCTATCATCTCCATCTCCAACCAGGCGAGGATATTGTTGCCGAAGCAGGGGGACTACATAAATTTATGAACTGGGATGGTCCAATCCTGACTGATTCAGGCGGATTTCAGGTTTTTAGTCTGAGTGAGATCCGTTCAATTAGTGAAGAAGGAGTCCAGTTTCGATCGCCTCGTGATGGCAATATGATTAATCTCACGCCAGAAAAATCGATTCAAATTCAGAATCAATTGGGTGCAGATGTAATCATGGCTTTTGATGAATGCGCTCCCTATCCCGCCACCTACGAGGCGATTAAACTAGCAGGACAACGCACTACTCGATGGCTAGAGCGATGCATTAAGGCTCACGATCGCCAAAACGATCAAGCTTTATTTGGGATTGTCCAAGGTGGGGTTTATTTAGATTTACGCCAACAATCAGCGCGAGAACTGATTGAGTTTGATTTACCAGGTTATGCGATCGGCGGTGTAAGTGTTGGAGAACCTCCAGAATTAATCGAAAAAATTGTTAAAGCTACAACCCCACTTTTGCCAGCCGACAAGCCTCGCTATCTCATGGGTGTTGGTACATATAAAGAAATGGCTCAAGCCGTAGCCGCAGGAATAGACCTGTTTGATTGTGTCATTCCCACAAGATTTGCAAGGCACAGTGTTGCGCTGGTCAGAGGTGAGCGCTGGAATCTCAAAAACCAAAAATTTAAGCGTGATTTCACACCCATAGATCGCGATTGTAATTGCTACGCTTGCCAAAATTTCTCACGGGCTTATATTAGCCATTTAGTGCGATCGCAAGAAATTTTAGGCTATACGTTACTTTCGATTCATAACATTACGGAACTAATTCGATTCACTCAACAAATGCGCCAAGCGATCATTGACAATCAATTTGTCGAAAAATTTGGTCATTATCTCTCGGAGTCTTCGCCTTTTGCAGAGGAGCGCAGCTCATGA
- a CDS encoding glycosyltransferase family 2 protein: MYQPLVSILIPCYNAEKWLSESINSAVDQTWKNIEIIIVDDGSTDSSLAIAKTFESKNVKVISQENRGASAARNQALIHSQGDFIQYLDADDLLAIDKIERQVNLVKNSYKDYLIAGEWGVFYTSRIETKFVKQELWQDMSSIDWLICCWQTAGMMPLHSWLIPRNIANQAGKWNENLSLNDDGEYFCRVILASKGVRFCVGARSYYRSGLPNSLSKQRSKQAFLSYYESVKLITERLLMDEDSYRTRYASACYWQRFVFTSYPQAPDLISSAEEQIRTLGGCDLKSNGGIMFKIIRDILGWKAAVILQRLYYRLRYQKHTSFFPNK; this comes from the coding sequence ATGTATCAACCTCTTGTTTCTATTCTGATACCCTGTTACAACGCTGAAAAGTGGTTGTCAGAAAGCATAAACTCTGCTGTAGATCAGACTTGGAAGAATATCGAAATTATTATTGTTGATGATGGTTCGACAGATAGTAGTTTAGCGATCGCAAAAACTTTTGAATCCAAAAACGTCAAGGTTATCAGTCAAGAAAACAGAGGAGCTAGTGCTGCTAGAAACCAAGCATTGATACATTCACAAGGGGATTTTATTCAATATTTAGATGCCGATGATCTATTAGCGATTGACAAAATAGAACGTCAAGTAAATCTGGTGAAAAATAGCTATAAAGATTATCTAATTGCAGGAGAATGGGGAGTGTTTTATACTTCTCGAATAGAAACTAAGTTTGTCAAACAGGAACTCTGGCAAGACATGTCTTCCATCGATTGGTTAATCTGTTGTTGGCAAACTGCAGGAATGATGCCTCTACATAGTTGGTTAATTCCACGTAATATTGCTAATCAAGCGGGAAAGTGGAATGAAAATCTTTCTTTGAATGATGATGGCGAGTATTTTTGCCGAGTAATTTTAGCTAGCAAAGGGGTCAGATTTTGTGTGGGAGCAAGGAGCTACTATCGTTCTGGATTACCAAACAGTTTAAGTAAGCAACGATCTAAGCAAGCTTTTTTATCTTATTATGAATCTGTTAAACTCATTACTGAAAGACTATTAATGGATGAAGATAGTTATCGTACTCGCTATGCTTCAGCTTGCTACTGGCAGAGATTTGTGTTTACGTCATATCCACAAGCTCCAGACTTGATATCAAGTGCGGAAGAGCAAATCCGCACTTTGGGAGGCTGCGATCTCAAGTCCAATGGAGGAATTATGTTTAAAATCATCCGTGATATTTTAGGATGGAAAGCTGCGGTGATTCTTCAGAGACTCTATTATCGATTGAGATATCAGAAGCATACTTCCTTCTTTCCCAATAAATAG
- a CDS encoding pyridoxal phosphate-dependent aminotransferase, giving the protein MRRFYFLKLRDITLTTVSLSHRAIQIKESQIREASRYCEKFGAINLAQGLPDFPAPEAIKESARAAIASDFNQYADSWGWDKLRVEIAEKMQRDNQIAVDPDTEVTVCCGATEGLNIALMTLINQGDRVLIFEPFYENYIPNLATVGGIPEFITLQPPQWEITQEILEPAFKKGIKAVIINSPANPTGKVWTRTELELIAKLCQQYDVYAITDEIYEYIIYEGEHISLMSIEGMRDRTIVVNGFSKTFCITGWRLGYTVASPELTAAMRRIHDFITICAPAPLQHAALTAMQFGRDYFTKLALDYKRKRDMLYPALVELGLSPVLPRGAYYIWTDSSAIAPDADSAAFRLAKEALVAAVPGSCFSHPERDKVNGLRFCFAKKDSTIEAAVKNLRKLKL; this is encoded by the coding sequence ATGCGTCGCTTTTACTTTTTGAAGCTTAGAGATATTACATTGACTACTGTTTCGCTATCACATCGCGCTATTCAAATTAAAGAATCCCAAATTCGCGAAGCCTCCCGTTACTGCGAAAAGTTTGGCGCAATTAATCTTGCTCAAGGTTTACCTGACTTTCCTGCGCCAGAAGCAATCAAAGAATCCGCAAGAGCAGCGATCGCCTCAGACTTTAACCAATATGCAGATAGTTGGGGTTGGGACAAGTTACGTGTGGAGATCGCTGAAAAAATGCAGCGTGATAACCAAATTGCTGTTGATCCTGATACGGAAGTAACGGTCTGCTGCGGCGCAACCGAAGGGCTAAATATTGCCCTGATGACCTTAATCAATCAAGGCGATCGCGTTTTAATTTTTGAACCATTTTACGAGAATTACATTCCGAATCTAGCGACAGTGGGCGGGATTCCTGAATTTATTACCCTGCAACCACCACAATGGGAAATCACTCAAGAAATTCTTGAGCCTGCTTTTAAAAAAGGAATTAAGGCGGTAATTATTAACAGCCCTGCTAATCCTACGGGTAAGGTCTGGACACGCACAGAACTAGAACTAATCGCTAAACTCTGCCAGCAATATGATGTCTATGCGATTACCGATGAAATTTACGAATACATCATCTATGAAGGCGAACATATTAGCCTGATGAGTATTGAAGGAATGCGCGATCGCACAATCGTCGTGAATGGGTTCTCAAAAACCTTTTGTATCACGGGCTGGCGGTTAGGTTATACTGTGGCAAGCCCTGAACTAACAGCCGCAATGCGGCGGATTCATGACTTTATTACGATTTGCGCTCCTGCACCTTTGCAACATGCCGCATTAACGGCGATGCAGTTTGGAAGGGACTATTTTACCAAGTTAGCGCTAGATTACAAACGTAAGCGCGATATGCTTTACCCTGCTTTGGTGGAGCTAGGTTTGTCCCCTGTACTGCCGAGAGGCGCATACTACATCTGGACTGATAGTTCCGCGATCGCCCCAGATGCTGACAGTGCAGCCTTTCGCTTAGCTAAAGAAGCCTTAGTTGCTGCTGTCCCTGGTAGTTGCTTCAGTCATCCTGAGCGTGACAAGGTAAATGGCTTAAGATTCTGTTTTGCTAAGAAAGATAGCACAATTGAAGCAGCGGTCAAAAATTTGCGTAAACTCAAACTATAG